A genomic window from Terriglobia bacterium includes:
- a CDS encoding phenylacetic acid degradation operon negative regulatory protein PaaX produces MVFTLYGDYIRHFGGTIWSGSLVTLMGELGFSSGAVRTALSRTCQQGWLKAVRDGKNSFYSLTKLGEERMEEAARRIFHPRSGVWDGQWTVITYGQPETKSAQRGRLRGELQWLGFGRLIPGVWISPNPLGRIALNHLRLQGMKASVEVFTARHIGNASSEELVRRCWDISAINRSYEQFIRTWQPRWKACQGEVARGASVSNRICFADKTWLVHEYRKFLFIDPGLPAELLPKAWAGAAAWRLFRDYYQLLVDGALGFFEQVYKAPSETRWDATQARLRALQNPFETSWEKAETVSVR; encoded by the coding sequence ATGGTGTTTACTCTCTACGGGGATTACATCCGCCACTTTGGGGGCACCATCTGGAGCGGGAGTCTGGTCACCCTCATGGGGGAGTTGGGATTTTCCTCCGGTGCGGTTCGAACGGCGCTGTCGAGGACCTGCCAGCAGGGCTGGCTCAAAGCCGTCCGCGACGGCAAGAATAGCTTCTACAGTCTGACCAAACTTGGGGAAGAGCGCATGGAAGAAGCAGCCCGGCGAATCTTTCATCCGCGCTCGGGCGTTTGGGATGGGCAATGGACCGTCATCACCTATGGCCAGCCGGAAACAAAGTCGGCGCAGCGCGGGCGCTTGCGGGGCGAACTGCAGTGGCTGGGATTCGGCCGTTTGATTCCGGGAGTGTGGATATCGCCCAATCCGCTCGGGCGGATTGCCCTGAACCACCTTCGCTTACAGGGGATGAAGGCCTCCGTAGAGGTCTTCACCGCCCGGCACATTGGCAATGCCAGCAGCGAAGAACTGGTGCGGCGATGCTGGGACATTTCGGCGATCAACCGCAGCTACGAACAGTTCATCCGAACCTGGCAGCCGCGCTGGAAGGCCTGCCAGGGGGAGGTGGCTCGCGGCGCTTCCGTGTCCAATCGGATCTGCTTTGCGGACAAGACCTGGCTGGTGCACGAGTATCGCAAATTTCTGTTCATAGACCCCGGCTTGCCTGCCGAATTGCTGCCCAAAGCATGGGCCGGAGCTGCTGCCTGGCGCCTGTTCCGGGACTACTACCAACTTCTCGTCGACGGGGCCCTTGGTTTTTTTGAGCAGGTCTATAAAGCGCCCTCCGAAACCCGCTGGGATGCCACACAGGCACGCCTGCGGGCCCTCCAGAACCCATTTGAAACCTCCTGGGAAAAAGCAGAAACCGTGTCCGTACGCTGA
- the iorA gene encoding indolepyruvate ferredoxin oxidoreductase subunit alpha, whose product MATTTLTPAKELLSGNEAIARGALENGIRVATGYPGTPSTEILETLARYDTEHYVSWSPNEKVALDVGVGGALAGSRTLVTMKHVGLNVAADTLMSVAYTGVRAALVIVTADDPGVHSSQNEQDNRIYARFAEIPLLEPSDSQEAKDFVQQACEISERFDTPVLLRSTTRLSHTKGMVTLGPIAPPAVLGYERNLAKNVLVPSNARVRHEKVLERAARLREFAEESSLNRWERGGNAVGVITSGMAYQYVKEVLPEASILKLGLIHPLPLDLLRKFAGSVQRLLVVEELEPVIEEQLKAAGIAVEGKEFFPRLGEFSPERVRQGFQKAGVLPSPPRNAEPEKSLAVQENLFRPPALCPGCPHTVPYLVLKKLNALVVGDIGCYTLAVYEPLAAIETTLAMGCSIGMAVGLQKGGDGARPIVATIGDSTFFHSGIPPLIDALYNNARITVLILDNQTTAMTGGQEHPGTGKNIRGEKVRTIEIAKLCKALGVEHVQVVDPYDVATVYRTLKSAINHDGVSVVITNRPCVVSPVTIRTIPYAVNAKDCDACQICMNLGCPAIVWTEEIYQGQHKVTIDARTCMGCAVCALLCPTEAIVALANDPARRAV is encoded by the coding sequence ATGGCGACCACGACTTTGACACCGGCTAAAGAGCTGCTTTCCGGCAACGAGGCCATAGCGCGGGGAGCCCTGGAAAACGGAATCCGCGTGGCTACCGGCTATCCCGGGACGCCCAGCACGGAGATTCTGGAAACCCTGGCGCGGTACGATACGGAACACTACGTCTCCTGGTCGCCGAACGAGAAGGTGGCGCTGGATGTCGGGGTAGGCGGCGCTTTGGCAGGCTCCCGGACACTGGTCACCATGAAGCATGTGGGCCTGAACGTGGCTGCGGACACCCTGATGAGCGTAGCGTACACCGGGGTGCGCGCCGCCCTGGTCATCGTCACGGCGGACGACCCCGGCGTGCATAGTTCCCAGAACGAGCAGGACAACCGCATTTATGCCCGGTTTGCGGAAATCCCCTTGCTGGAACCCTCCGACAGTCAGGAAGCCAAAGATTTTGTGCAGCAGGCCTGCGAGATTAGCGAGCGCTTTGATACTCCCGTGCTGTTGCGCAGCACCACGCGACTCTCTCACACCAAGGGGATGGTTACTCTGGGACCGATCGCACCTCCCGCGGTACTCGGCTATGAGCGGAATCTCGCCAAAAACGTGCTGGTACCCAGCAATGCGCGGGTCCGGCACGAAAAGGTGCTGGAGCGAGCGGCGCGCTTGCGCGAGTTTGCCGAAGAGAGTTCGTTGAACCGCTGGGAGCGGGGTGGCAACGCCGTGGGCGTGATCACCAGCGGCATGGCCTACCAGTACGTCAAGGAGGTTTTGCCGGAGGCCAGTATTCTCAAACTCGGACTCATCCACCCGCTGCCGCTCGATCTTCTGCGGAAGTTTGCCGGCAGCGTGCAGCGCCTGCTGGTCGTGGAAGAGCTGGAACCGGTCATTGAAGAGCAATTGAAGGCCGCCGGCATCGCGGTGGAAGGGAAAGAGTTTTTCCCGCGCCTGGGTGAGTTCAGTCCGGAACGCGTGCGCCAGGGATTTCAGAAGGCCGGCGTGCTCCCTAGCCCCCCCAGAAATGCGGAACCGGAGAAGAGCCTGGCGGTGCAGGAAAATCTGTTCCGGCCTCCGGCTCTGTGTCCCGGCTGTCCGCATACCGTGCCGTATCTGGTTTTGAAAAAGCTGAATGCGCTGGTGGTCGGCGATATCGGGTGTTACACGCTGGCGGTTTACGAACCTCTGGCCGCCATCGAGACTACTTTGGCGATGGGTTGCAGCATCGGCATGGCCGTGGGTCTGCAAAAAGGCGGGGATGGTGCCCGGCCGATCGTGGCCACGATCGGCGATTCCACGTTTTTTCACTCGGGCATCCCTCCTCTGATCGATGCGCTCTACAACAACGCCAGGATTACCGTTCTCATTCTCGACAATCAGACCACGGCCATGACCGGTGGCCAGGAGCATCCGGGAACGGGCAAGAACATTCGGGGAGAAAAGGTCCGTACCATCGAGATTGCCAAGCTCTGCAAAGCGCTGGGTGTGGAACACGTCCAGGTGGTGGACCCTTACGATGTCGCAACCGTCTACCGTACATTGAAATCAGCCATCAACCATGACGGCGTTTCCGTGGTCATCACCAATCGTCCGTGTGTGGTATCTCCGGTAACCATACGAACCATACCGTATGCCGTGAATGCGAAAGACTGCGATGCCTGTCAGATCTGCATGAATCTCGGCTGCCCGGCGATCGTCTGGACCGAAGAGATCTACCAAGGGCAGCACAAGGTGACGATTGACGCGCGGACCTGCATGGGCTGCGCGGTCTGTGCGTTGCTGTGTCCCACCGAAGCCATTGTGGCCCTTGCGAATGATCCGGCACGGCGCGCCGTCTGA
- a CDS encoding 2-oxoacid:acceptor oxidoreductase family protein, which translates to MESPATQNVLIVGVGGQGVLLASDILGTVCLGRGYQVKKSEVHGMAKRGGVVYSHVRYGTQVLSPTIEPGTSDVLLAFEPAEALRWSKYVKPTGTVIVNTQKRIPPAACQDRRPDALTRYPRGIEQTLRSQIEDVRRFDAESLAFELGDLRMCNTVLLGALSRVCEFSAEEWLSAIEKSVKPKTAEMNRRAFLAGRSVEFPCAGEPQAEEPLFERREAAHAEAPFIEIRQNWCKGCEICVRICPQNCLAMNGSKLAEVVKAETCIRCMLCEWLCPDLAVSVH; encoded by the coding sequence ATGGAAAGCCCGGCAACACAAAACGTGCTCATCGTAGGCGTCGGAGGCCAGGGAGTTCTGCTGGCCAGCGACATCCTGGGAACCGTCTGTCTGGGGCGCGGTTATCAGGTCAAGAAGAGCGAAGTGCACGGCATGGCCAAGCGGGGTGGTGTGGTTTACAGCCATGTCCGCTACGGCACCCAAGTCCTTTCTCCGACGATCGAACCGGGTACCAGCGATGTGCTTTTGGCTTTCGAGCCGGCCGAAGCCCTGCGCTGGAGCAAGTACGTAAAGCCGACCGGCACGGTGATCGTAAACACCCAGAAGCGCATCCCCCCGGCCGCTTGTCAGGATCGCCGTCCCGACGCGCTCACGCGCTACCCGCGAGGGATTGAACAGACGCTGCGAAGCCAGATTGAGGATGTGCGGCGGTTCGATGCGGAATCGCTGGCCTTCGAATTGGGCGACCTCCGGATGTGCAATACCGTGCTTCTTGGCGCGCTCTCCCGGGTTTGCGAATTTTCCGCCGAGGAATGGCTTTCCGCCATTGAAAAAAGCGTAAAGCCAAAAACCGCGGAAATGAACCGGCGCGCGTTCCTGGCTGGCCGCAGCGTGGAGTTTCCCTGTGCCGGGGAGCCGCAAGCCGAGGAGCCGCTCTTCGAGAGAAGGGAAGCGGCCCACGCCGAAGCTCCGTTCATTGAAATTCGGCAGAATTGGTGCAAGGGATGCGAAATCTGCGTGCGCATCTGCCCGCAGAACTGTCTGGCAATGAACGGCAGTAAACTTGCGGAAGTGGTCAAGGCCGAAACCTGTATCCGGTGCATGCTTTGTGAATGGTTATGCCCGGATCTGGCGGTCAGCGTCCACTAG
- a CDS encoding 2-oxoacid:acceptor oxidoreductase subunit alpha, translating into MTKPVQLLQGNMACARAAIAAGCRFYGGYPISPSSEIAETMAKLLPRAGGKFIQMEDEIASLAAVIGASLAGMKAMTATSGPGFSLMQEHIGFACYTEVPCVVVDVMRGGPSTGLPTSPSQADVMQARWGTHGDHPAIALCASSPSEVYELTVRAFNLAERLRTPVILLLDEVVAHMYEKVDLGRLAGLPVENRRKPNGSPGKLEAYAAGEDGVPTMAPFGEGYRYHVTGLAHDSRGYPTQDPAIVETTQRRLQLKVDRCRKEIVSYELLQCEDAEVIVFAYGIVAAAARQAVRQARERGIRAGLFRAITLWPFPGEELVAAVKPATRIVVAEMNLGQMAGEVERAVGKKKAVKTCLKANGEAITPDEIFSALQAEDACHV; encoded by the coding sequence ATGACCAAACCAGTTCAATTGCTGCAGGGGAACATGGCTTGTGCGCGGGCGGCGATCGCCGCGGGATGCCGCTTCTATGGCGGCTACCCCATCAGTCCTTCCTCGGAAATCGCGGAAACCATGGCCAAGCTTCTCCCGCGGGCGGGCGGCAAGTTCATTCAAATGGAAGATGAGATTGCTTCCCTGGCCGCGGTCATCGGCGCGTCCCTGGCGGGCATGAAGGCCATGACGGCCACCAGCGGTCCGGGGTTTTCCCTGATGCAGGAGCATATTGGTTTTGCCTGCTATACCGAAGTGCCTTGTGTTGTGGTGGACGTGATGCGGGGCGGCCCGAGCACCGGATTGCCCACCTCTCCTTCCCAGGCCGATGTCATGCAGGCGCGCTGGGGGACGCACGGCGACCATCCGGCAATCGCCCTGTGCGCCAGCTCGCCCAGCGAAGTCTACGAACTCACCGTGCGCGCATTCAATCTGGCCGAGCGGCTGCGCACGCCGGTGATCTTGCTCCTCGATGAAGTCGTAGCGCACATGTACGAGAAGGTGGACCTGGGCCGCCTGGCCGGGCTTCCCGTGGAAAATCGCAGGAAACCAAACGGCTCGCCGGGGAAGCTGGAAGCCTATGCCGCCGGAGAGGATGGAGTACCAACGATGGCGCCTTTTGGAGAGGGCTATCGTTACCATGTGACCGGCCTGGCCCACGACTCGCGGGGATATCCGACGCAGGATCCCGCAATTGTGGAGACGACGCAAAGGCGCTTGCAGCTGAAAGTGGACCGCTGCCGCAAGGAGATTGTCAGCTACGAGCTCCTGCAGTGCGAGGATGCCGAGGTAATCGTCTTTGCTTACGGAATTGTGGCCGCGGCGGCGCGACAGGCGGTGCGGCAGGCGCGGGAACGGGGGATTCGGGCGGGATTGTTTCGCGCCATCACCTTGTGGCCGTTTCCGGGGGAAGAGTTAGTCGCCGCGGTGAAGCCCGCCACCCGCATCGTGGTGGCGGAAATGAATCTGGGGCAAATGGCGGGAGAAGTGGAGCGGGCGGTAGGAAAGAAGAAGGCGGTCAAGACCTGCTTGAAGGCGAACGGAGAAGCCATCACCCCCGATGAGATTTTTTCCGCACTGCAAGCCGAGGATGCCTGCCATGTTTGA
- a CDS encoding 2-oxoacid:ferredoxin oxidoreductase subunit beta gives MFDIQKYLRLEMFPHMLCPGCGHGIVLGALLRAIDSLKLSQDEVVVVSGIGCSSRLSGYVDFDTLHTTHGRPLAFATGIKMARPELTVIVITGDGDGLSIGGNHLIHAARRNVGLTCLLLNNEIYGMTGGQAAPTTPQGKNSTTGPTSPFETPFDSCRLVEAAGASFVARGITYEPTTLEKLIVAAIQNPGFSFLEIISDCPEFFGRFNRMGNPADQILAQKQNVVDAKTAATLPPERLKGKMLTGILHHEPRPEYAASYQESFAHLGAQAR, from the coding sequence ATGTTTGATATTCAAAAGTACCTGCGGTTGGAAATGTTCCCGCACATGCTCTGTCCGGGATGCGGACACGGCATTGTACTGGGAGCTCTGTTGCGGGCCATCGACTCCCTGAAGCTCAGTCAGGATGAAGTCGTGGTCGTTTCCGGGATTGGCTGTTCCAGCCGGCTCTCCGGCTATGTGGACTTTGATACCCTGCACACGACGCACGGGAGGCCCCTGGCGTTTGCCACGGGCATCAAGATGGCGCGGCCGGAGCTCACCGTGATTGTCATCACGGGGGACGGCGACGGCTTGTCTATTGGCGGCAACCACCTGATCCATGCGGCCCGGCGGAATGTGGGTCTGACTTGCCTGCTTCTGAACAATGAAATCTACGGAATGACGGGCGGTCAGGCTGCACCCACAACCCCCCAGGGAAAGAACAGTACTACGGGTCCAACGAGTCCCTTTGAGACTCCCTTTGATTCCTGCCGGCTGGTGGAGGCGGCGGGAGCCAGTTTTGTGGCGCGGGGCATCACCTATGAGCCGACTACACTGGAAAAACTGATCGTCGCCGCCATTCAGAATCCGGGGTTCTCTTTCCTGGAAATCATCAGCGACTGTCCGGAATTCTTCGGGCGCTTCAACCGGATGGGCAACCCGGCGGATCAAATTCTCGCCCAGAAGCAGAACGTCGTGGATGCCAAGACCGCGGCCACTCTGCCTCCGGAGAGACTCAAAGGAAAAATGCTGACGGGCATCCTGCATCACGAACCCCGGCCCGAATATGCGGCGAGTTACCAGGAGAGCTTCGCGCATCTGGGCGCACAGGCCCGGTGA
- a CDS encoding 2-oxoacid:acceptor oxidoreductase family protein, whose translation MDRYEIRLSGEGGQGLVLAGAILAQAMGIHCGKHVAYTQSYGPESRGGGCRSDLVISDQPIDYPICSQLDLLLCLTQKACDKYWVQLKKGGLLIVDSTRVTRLPSGSFEVASVPILQTASVTLGREVVANMVCLGVIANLSGLIPREALQKALLERIPKGTEQINQRALEAGYGLTGALTPALTHAPLP comes from the coding sequence ATGGATCGCTACGAAATTCGACTGAGTGGAGAAGGCGGACAAGGTCTGGTCCTGGCGGGGGCCATACTGGCCCAAGCAATGGGCATCCATTGCGGCAAGCATGTGGCTTATACCCAGTCGTACGGGCCGGAGTCCCGTGGTGGAGGCTGCCGCTCCGATCTGGTCATCAGCGATCAGCCCATTGATTATCCGATCTGCTCGCAACTGGACTTGCTTTTATGCCTGACGCAGAAGGCCTGCGACAAATATTGGGTCCAGCTCAAGAAAGGCGGGTTGCTCATCGTTGATTCGACGCGGGTGACCCGCTTGCCCTCCGGTTCGTTCGAAGTGGCCAGTGTCCCCATCTTGCAGACGGCCAGTGTCACGCTGGGGCGGGAAGTCGTGGCCAACATGGTATGCCTCGGCGTGATCGCCAATCTTTCCGGCCTCATCCCCCGCGAGGCGCTCCAGAAAGCTCTTCTGGAAAGAATTCCCAAAGGGACCGAACAGATCAATCAGCGCGCGTTGGAAGCGGGATATGGACTAACCGGTGCTCTTACCCCCGCGCTGACACACGCACCTCTCCCGTAG
- a CDS encoding enoyl-CoA hydratase/isomerase family protein, with protein sequence MELTTMHCKIEGAVAQLTFNRPEVINAMNVPWPQDFLKITEALAREKQVRVLVISGTGRGFSSGIDLKVLSQGGFPLEWFRDVERALRSLELLDKIVISAIHGYCIGGGMQVALASDIRIVTENTKFALTAVKECLVPGMGTYRLARYIGLGRAKRIILSGDFIDAREAHTMGLVDYLVPDADFKRRVEEITEVYLRAASEGQRQSKRLLDLAFKLDWASFLEEYMISQIAAVSSENHKEAMLAQREKREPRY encoded by the coding sequence ATGGAACTGACCACCATGCACTGCAAGATTGAAGGCGCTGTCGCGCAGCTAACCTTCAATCGTCCGGAAGTCATCAATGCCATGAACGTACCCTGGCCACAGGATTTCCTGAAGATTACGGAAGCGCTGGCCCGCGAGAAGCAAGTGCGGGTCCTGGTCATTTCCGGAACCGGACGGGGATTTTCCAGCGGGATCGACCTGAAGGTTCTCTCGCAAGGCGGGTTTCCCCTGGAGTGGTTTCGCGATGTCGAGCGCGCCCTGCGCTCCTTGGAATTGCTGGATAAGATCGTGATCAGCGCGATCCACGGTTACTGCATCGGCGGCGGCATGCAGGTGGCCCTGGCCAGCGACATCCGAATTGTTACCGAGAACACGAAGTTTGCCTTGACGGCCGTCAAGGAATGCCTCGTTCCCGGAATGGGGACCTATCGCCTGGCCCGTTATATCGGCCTGGGACGAGCCAAACGCATCATCCTGTCCGGTGATTTCATTGACGCAAGAGAAGCGCATACCATGGGCCTGGTGGATTATCTGGTTCCCGACGCCGATTTCAAGCGCCGCGTGGAGGAAATCACGGAAGTCTACCTGCGGGCGGCCTCGGAAGGGCAGCGGCAGTCCAAGCGGCTCCTCGACCTGGCATTCAAACTGGACTGGGCCTCTTTTCTGGAAGAGTACATGATCAGCCAGATCGCGGCGGTATCCTCGGAAAACCACAAAGAGGCCATGCTGGCGCAACGCGAAAAAAGGGAGCCCCGCTATTAA
- a CDS encoding phenylacetic acid degradation operon negative regulatory protein PaaX, with translation MVKARRAVFEIYLDYVQHYGGAIHVRSLLRLCEEMGFSAVAVRAALCRLAQQDWLERSVFDKKSYYALTQMGRDRVEEAAPRIFAPRAEKWDGQWTILSYSLPEKLRQHRERLRRELIWLGFGSLTPASWIIPKPAVELTLKHLAERRLDKYVNLFRARHVNSQAGTDLVARCWDLSAVQACHRDFIRAWKPVWRSYQSRFNAGHPPSDNVCFASKMRLLYEYGRFLYLDPGLPSELLPEGWLANDAWRVFRDCYFLLAERALAFFEENFQGPPHTEAEKRKGHERVMHRVLELT, from the coding sequence ATGGTGAAGGCGCGCAGGGCTGTTTTTGAGATCTATCTCGATTACGTCCAGCATTACGGCGGCGCCATCCACGTGCGGAGCCTGCTGCGGCTCTGCGAAGAGATGGGATTTTCTGCGGTGGCCGTACGTGCCGCCCTCTGCCGCCTGGCCCAGCAGGATTGGCTGGAGCGTTCCGTGTTTGACAAGAAGAGCTACTATGCGCTGACGCAAATGGGCCGGGACCGGGTGGAAGAAGCCGCCCCCCGGATTTTTGCTCCCCGGGCCGAGAAGTGGGATGGCCAGTGGACAATCCTGAGCTATTCGCTGCCGGAAAAGCTGCGCCAGCATCGCGAGCGGCTGCGGCGGGAATTGATCTGGCTGGGCTTTGGTTCGCTAACCCCGGCCAGCTGGATCATACCGAAACCCGCGGTGGAGCTTACCCTCAAGCATCTCGCGGAGCGGCGTCTCGATAAGTACGTCAACCTGTTTCGAGCACGACACGTCAACTCGCAGGCCGGCACGGATCTGGTCGCCAGATGCTGGGATCTGAGCGCCGTGCAGGCGTGCCACCGCGACTTCATCAGAGCGTGGAAGCCCGTGTGGCGGTCTTACCAATCGCGCTTCAACGCCGGTCACCCGCCCTCCGACAATGTGTGTTTCGCTTCCAAAATGCGGCTGCTCTATGAATATGGCAGATTCCTCTATCTGGACCCGGGACTGCCTTCGGAACTTCTGCCCGAAGGCTGGCTGGCCAACGACGCTTGGCGGGTCTTTCGCGACTGTTACTTCCTGCTGGCCGAACGGGCTCTAGCCTTTTTCGAAGAGAATTTTCAAGGTCCACCTCACACGGAAGCGGAAAAGCGCAAGGGGCACGAGAGGGTTATGCATCGTGTGCTCGAACTGACCTAG
- a CDS encoding U32 family peptidase, with product MMKILAPLNSPDETQMLLANGAEELYCGLVPEEWVARNTGALWLNRRSPAGGNLRSFSDLARVVEEAHAWSVPVFVTLNAQGYTAGQLPQVLELARRYVEEARVDALIVSDPALIVALAEESLACALHLSSIAASLNVGAIRFFRSLGIRRVILPRSVTLGEIRQMSSSVGPEVELEAFILNDGCIFEEGNCLTTHHHSVGAFCTGLARMDSRPVKISGAPWLPGEKEIVDALLEEFHQQIHMLTNADATQAAGLPGPCGLCAIPFFQRAGISSLKIVGREASALRKLMSLKLVRAVVDKVRRGIPEAAVQQYAQALRGGASACVPGKMCYYDLGETA from the coding sequence ATGATGAAAATCCTGGCGCCTTTGAATTCCCCTGACGAGACGCAGATGCTCCTGGCCAACGGCGCCGAGGAGCTCTATTGCGGACTGGTGCCCGAGGAATGGGTGGCCCGCAACACCGGTGCCCTCTGGTTGAACCGGCGCAGCCCGGCGGGTGGCAACCTGCGCAGTTTTTCCGATCTCGCGCGAGTGGTTGAAGAGGCCCATGCGTGGTCCGTTCCCGTCTTCGTGACTCTGAACGCGCAGGGCTACACGGCGGGACAATTGCCCCAGGTCCTGGAGCTGGCCCGCCGTTATGTCGAAGAAGCCCGCGTCGATGCTTTGATCGTGTCCGATCCGGCACTAATCGTGGCCTTGGCAGAAGAGAGCCTGGCCTGTGCCCTGCATCTCAGCTCTATTGCTGCGTCCTTGAATGTGGGAGCCATCCGCTTCTTCCGCTCCTTGGGTATCCGCCGTGTCATTCTGCCGCGTTCTGTGACCTTGGGGGAAATCAGGCAAATGTCCTCCAGTGTCGGTCCGGAAGTTGAGCTCGAAGCATTTATTCTGAACGATGGATGCATTTTCGAGGAAGGGAACTGCCTCACCACGCATCATCACTCCGTCGGCGCATTCTGCACCGGCCTGGCCCGGATGGATTCTCGGCCGGTAAAGATTTCCGGAGCCCCCTGGCTTCCCGGGGAGAAGGAAATCGTCGACGCGCTCCTCGAAGAGTTTCATCAGCAAATCCATATGCTTACCAATGCCGATGCCACCCAGGCAGCAGGACTCCCCGGGCCCTGCGGGCTATGTGCGATTCCCTTCTTTCAGCGTGCCGGTATCTCCTCTCTCAAGATTGTCGGACGCGAAGCCTCCGCCTTGCGAAAGTTGATGAGCCTGAAACTGGTGCGGGCCGTTGTAGATAAGGTGCGGCGCGGGATTCCCGAAGCGGCCGTGCAGCAATATGCGCAGGCCCTTCGCGGCGGAGCGTCAGCGTGCGTCCCAGGCAAAATGTGCTATTACGACCTTGGAGAAACTGCATGA
- a CDS encoding AMP-binding protein, producing MTVGNSTNNRLSYCHGTGPLPLLGLCVGQVLDDTVQAHPDNPALIARHQNKRFTYRELLREVEQAARGLLRLGVQKGDRIGIWSTNCAEWVVAQFAAAKIGAILVSINPANRAFELEHVLRHSECQTLVLARSFRDCDYLETLWRLCPELVRSRPGGLQSARLPSLKNLILIGEGPVPNCMYRWEELSDMGKALPAGELQEREASLEFDDPISLQYTSGTTGMPKGTMLTHHNMVNNAFFAGASMNLTHRDRLCIPVPFYHCFGMVLSNLLCVLSGATMVLPAAHFDALETLRAIAEERCTAVHGVPTMFIAQLEHPEFSRFDLSMLRTGIVGASPCPIEVMKRVVQSMHLRDLTIAYGLTEASPLITQTSTGVSVELLVTTVGQALPHTEVKIIDVGTGMTVPVGVQGELCVRGYMVMKGYYKNAEATRLAIDEDGWLHTGDLATLGDDGYFRITGRAKDVIIRGGENIYPGEIEEFLYTCPGVSNAQVIGVPDAKYGERIVAWVKLEPEAKLTAEEIMKFCEGKIAAYKVPKFVKIVDSFPMTLSGKIQKFKMREMTIQELQLKGTANTGSS from the coding sequence ATGACGGTGGGAAACTCAACCAATAATCGTTTGAGCTATTGTCACGGAACGGGGCCGCTTCCCCTCCTGGGGCTTTGTGTGGGGCAGGTGCTGGACGATACGGTCCAAGCGCACCCGGACAATCCGGCGCTCATCGCCCGGCACCAGAACAAGCGCTTTACCTACCGGGAACTCCTGCGCGAGGTTGAACAGGCAGCAAGAGGACTATTGCGGCTGGGAGTACAGAAGGGTGATCGGATTGGAATCTGGTCCACCAACTGTGCGGAATGGGTGGTGGCACAGTTTGCCGCGGCCAAGATTGGGGCGATCCTGGTCAGCATCAATCCCGCCAATCGTGCATTCGAACTGGAACATGTCTTGAGGCACTCCGAATGCCAGACACTCGTGCTGGCCCGGAGTTTTCGCGATTGCGACTACCTGGAGACGTTGTGGCGTCTCTGTCCGGAATTGGTTCGCAGCCGGCCCGGTGGCTTGCAGTCCGCCAGGCTGCCCAGCCTGAAGAATCTGATCCTGATCGGAGAGGGGCCAGTCCCGAACTGCATGTATCGTTGGGAAGAACTGTCCGATATGGGGAAAGCTTTACCCGCCGGAGAGCTGCAGGAACGCGAAGCATCCTTGGAGTTCGACGATCCCATCAGCCTCCAGTACACCTCAGGCACTACCGGCATGCCCAAAGGGACCATGCTCACCCACCATAATATGGTCAACAATGCTTTTTTTGCCGGTGCCAGCATGAACTTGACACACCGTGACCGGCTCTGCATTCCGGTCCCTTTCTACCATTGTTTCGGCATGGTCCTGAGCAACCTGCTGTGCGTGTTGTCCGGAGCGACGATGGTTCTTCCCGCCGCGCATTTCGACGCTTTGGAAACTCTGCGGGCAATAGCCGAGGAACGCTGCACGGCAGTGCATGGTGTGCCGACCATGTTTATCGCGCAACTGGAGCACCCCGAGTTCAGCCGCTTCGATCTGAGCATGCTGCGCACTGGAATTGTCGGCGCTTCCCCCTGTCCGATCGAGGTGATGAAGCGCGTGGTGCAGTCCATGCACTTGCGGGACTTAACGATTGCCTACGGCCTCACCGAGGCTTCTCCCCTGATCACACAAACCAGCACCGGCGTTTCCGTGGAACTCCTGGTTACGACTGTGGGCCAGGCGCTGCCGCACACCGAAGTGAAGATTATTGATGTAGGGACAGGGATGACTGTCCCGGTTGGCGTGCAGGGAGAGCTGTGTGTTCGCGGATACATGGTGATGAAAGGCTATTACAAGAACGCCGAGGCCACCCGGCTGGCGATTGACGAAGACGGCTGGCTGCATACGGGAGACCTCGCCACGCTGGGCGATGACGGATATTTCAGGATCACCGGACGAGCCAAGGACGTCATCATCCGGGGCGGGGAAAATATTTATCCGGGGGAAATCGAGGAGTTCTTGTACACATGTCCCGGCGTCAGCAACGCGCAGGTGATCGGCGTGCCGGACGCGAAGTATGGAGAGCGCATCGTCGCATGGGTAAAACTGGAACCCGAGGCCAAGTTGACCGCGGAAGAGATCATGAAGTTCTGCGAAGGCAAAATCGCCGCGTACAAGGTTCCCAAGTTCGTCAAGATTGTTGATTCTTTCCCGATGACCCTGAGCGGGAAAATCCAGAAGTTCAAGATGCGCGAAATGACCATCCAGGAACTACAGTTGAAGGGAACGGCTAATACGGGGAGTTCCTGA